TTACTTGACTTCGTTCTTCCCGATCCTGGTTGATAAACGTGAAATGTTTTCGATCGGCGGGCAAGAGGTGACTCTTGGCCAATTGCTGACGTTTGCTGTATGTACGGTCTTGTTATGGGGCACGCACACGATTCTCGTTACTAGCATTAACGGTGCAAGTAAATTGAACTTTGTCACGACGCTTTCTAAAGTATTAGGTTTTGTCTTCTTTATCGTTGCCGGATTGTTTGTGTTTCAAACGGCATTATTCGATCAATTTTATTTCCCGGTTCAAGGAGAAAACGGCACAAGCATTGGAATTGGCGGGCAGGTGCATAACGCCGCGATTTCTACACTGTGGGCGTTTGTCGGCATTGAATCAGCGGTTATTCTGTCAGGCCGTGCGCGCTCTCAGCGTGAGGTGAAACGCGCGACAATTACCGGATTATTGATTGCATTGAGCATTTATATTATTGTGACTTTGATTACCATGGGTGTTCTGCCGCATGATAAGCTTGTCGGTTCTGAAAAACCGTTTGTTGATGTGCTGTATGCGATTGTTGGAAACGCGGGAAGCGTGATTATGGCACTTTTGGCCATCCTTTGTTTATTCGGAACGATGCTCGGCTGGATTTTGCTCGGCTCTGAGGTTCCATATCAAGCGGCTAAAGCGGGAGATTTTCCGGCATTCTTTGCGAAAACGAATAAAAAGGGAAGTCC
The Bacillus vallismortis genome window above contains:
- a CDS encoding amino acid permease; protein product: MEQTKKWGFWLLTAFVVGNMVGSGIFSLPSSLASIASPFGATSAWLLTGAGVLMIALVFGHLSIRKPELKAGPQSYARALFSDPKKGNAAGFTMVWGYWVASWISNVAIITSLAGYLTSFFPILVDKREMFSIGGQEVTLGQLLTFAVCTVLLWGTHTILVTSINGASKLNFVTTLSKVLGFVFFIVAGLFVFQTALFDQFYFPVQGENGTSIGIGGQVHNAAISTLWAFVGIESAVILSGRARSQREVKRATITGLLIALSIYIIVTLITMGVLPHDKLVGSEKPFVDVLYAIVGNAGSVIMALLAILCLFGTMLGWILLGSEVPYQAAKAGDFPAFFAKTNKKGSPVIALIITNVMSQVFIFSVISRTISDAFTFLTTAATLAYLIPYLVSAIYSLKLVIKGETYDQLRGSRVKDGLIAILACAYSLFVIITGTADLTTFILGIGLFFVGLIVYPFVVKKFQKA